The Streptomyces sp. NBC_01142 genomic interval CGGGACCCCGCCATCGCCCAGGCCGACCAGCTGCTGGAGGCGATCAGGGGCTGGCAGGAGGCCGCGGTGATCAACCCCGCGCTGGACGAGTACGTCGCCGCCATGGAATCCGTACGGGGCGAGGTGTCCGCCGACCGGCTGGAGGCACTGCGCAAGCGGATGGCCGTGCTGGAACGCGGGCTCCCCGCGCTGCGCGAGGCGGCCCGGACCGAACGGGGAGCTCAGGTCGTCCGGGAGCTCGGGGAGGCGATCGGGCAGCGGCTCGCGGAGGTCACCGACGCCATGGCCGTGCACCGCCTGTACGAGAAGTACGAGGGCATCATGTCCACGGCCAAGGGCGGAGTATCGGACGCGTCGGCGGCGGACCGGCTCGCCCGTTCGCTCGACGGCCTGGCGGCGGAGATCAAGAACACCCGCCGCCGCGCCGATAAGGGCGGCCCGGGGAATCAGCTCGACGAGCTGGCGGCACTCGTGACCCTCCGCCGCACGGAACTCGACCGAGTGACGGCGGCTGTGCGGGTGTCCGATCTCGTACGGCGCTTCAATCAGCTGGCCGAACGACAGTCCGAACCTCTTGCGCGGCTGCGCGCGGCTCCGTCCGAGGTGCGCGGCACGCTGACCGCGATCCTCAACGAGGCACGGCAGCTGAGCCGCAGTGCCAAGGGCACCTTGGACGCCCGGGACCGGTCGCTGCTCGACGAGTTGATCGGCACGATCGCGAGGACGCTGCGATGACGACGGACGGAGCGGCGACCGCGTCCGCGGCCGAGCAGTGGGACGTGTTCATCAGTTACGCCCGCGAGGACTTCATCCAGGCCAAGAGCCTGCACGATGCTCTGAGCGAGTGCGTGACCGCCCGCGGCGGGACGCCGAGGATCTACCTCGACGTGTCACGCACCGGCACGCCCGTGGGGGCGGACTGGCAGAGCTTCCTCGAGGAAGCCCTCCCCCGCAGTCGCCATGTCGTGGCGCTCTATTCGCAGACGTACTTCGACAAGGACGTCTGCCAGTGGGAGCTGCACGAGGCGTACAAGCTGAACCCGCCGGAGGGCGGCCGGCTCATCCCGGTGCTCATCGACCCGGAGGCCGCCAAGAAGGTTCCGTACATCGTCAACCGGATCAACTGGATCCCGACGTACAAGCCGCACTGGATCGAGGAGGTGCGCGAGTCCGTCGGGCTGCGCCCCGCCGGGGCGCGCCCCGTCCTACGGTTCGACACCCCGGTCACCGATGTGGTGGCCGGCCACACGCTGCCCGCCCTGAGCGTGAGCGGCTCGGCGCAGGGGAGCGCGCCCCGGTGGCCGTCCGGGGCGACGGTCACCCTCGCCGCCGACCCGCCCGTCGCCGGGCTGACCGGCACGCTCACCGCGCCGGTCACCCGGAACCCGGCCGTTTTCGGCGACCTGGCGTTCCGGACGGCCACGGCCGAGGTGCGGCTCGTCGCCACCGCCCCCGGCTGCGAACCGGCCGTGACCCCGCCGTTTGCGGTGCGGGCGCCCGCCGAGCAGCCGTCCTGGGACGACGGCGACCGTCCTGTCCTTGCCGCGCTCGGGCGCCCGGTCTTCTTCCCCGACGGCCGGGCCCTGGCCGTGCGTGACGGGCGGAAGCTGACGATCCACACGGCGGCGTACGAGGCCGCCGGCACCGCGGAGCTCAGGGAGCGGCCCCGGCTGTGGGCGCGCGGGGAGCGCTGTCTGGCCGTCGCCGACTGGTCGGGGCGGGTGGTCCTCGCAGCCCCGGACGGGACGATGCGGGTCGTGGACCTGCCGGCGCCGCACGGTGCGCGGTTCAACGTGCCGGGCGCGCTGGCGTTCGACGGGGACGTGCTGCACATCGGCATGTGGGGAGGGTCCGTGTGGTCCCTCTCCCTCGACGCCGAGGAGCCGGAGCTGGTGCTGGAACACCGGGCTGGGGTCCAGGTGTTGGTGGCCGGCAACACCGGGCTGCTGGTGGGCGACCTCGGCGGGAAGCTCACCCACTACGTGCTGGGCAGGGCCAGGGCGGAGCACACTCTGGAACCGCTGCTTCTCGCCATCACGCACGTGCGGGACTACGCACTGATCTTCGGTGAACACCGGGTCCACCGGTGGGACCTGGCCAAGGGACAGCTGCTTCAGGTCCCCCAGCCCGTGACCGGGATCACCGGGACGCTCCCGGACGGCGAGCTGACCGCGATCGTCGACGCGGAGGGCCAAGGCGTCTGTTTCGATGCCGAGTTGGCGGTGCGCGTCGGCTTCCACACGGTGCCCGGCGCCCGGCCCGTGGGCTCGGGCCGGGGCGGGCGCCTGCTGGTCCTGGAGTATCCCGACGGCTCCCACGCGCTGGTGCGCGACGGCCGCACCACCTATGTCTGCGAGCACCCGATGGCCGTCTCCCCCGACGGGCGCCGGGCAGCGGTGTCGGACGGGGAACGGCTGCTGATCCTGCCGCCCGAGAAGCTGGGCGGCGGTGTGGCGCCGTCGGACGCCGACGGGAGCCCGGGTCCGGGGAGAGGCATCACGGATCCGGGGGAGGGGAAGCCCGCATGACATCCCGCAGGGCGCTGGAGAACCGGCCCGATGTGCTGTGGCGCATGGTCGGGCACCTGTGGTCGCGCCTCGAAGAGGGGGAGCGGCTCACCCAGGGACAGCTGGACGCCGTGGTCGAAGGGTTCTTCCGGATCGGAGTACATCCCGGCACCGACCCGCCGACCGCGCTGCGCCTGCTGGCCCGCGCCCACCGGCTGGACGGCTCGAACCCCAAGCACCCGTACCACGTCGGGCTGCTCTACCTGCGGCACGGCCGACCGGAAGCGGCCGTCCGCTGGCTGACGGCAGCCGCCGCCCTGTCTCCCGTCAACCACCGTATCTGGGCCCATCTGAGCCTCGCGTACAGGGGACTCCACGAGCATCGGAAGGACACCCCCGACTACACCGGGGAGGATCGCGCCCGGGCCGAGGCGATCGCCGGCACGGTCCGTGCGGGCCGCGACGACTTCGACCCGGAGGCCGCCGAGCCCACGCTGCCGCTGCTGCGGCCCGGGGAATGCCGGTGGACGGGAATCCACGACATGGCGGCCGACGGCCGGCTGCACGGCACGACGGCCGAGCGGACCAGGGACGTACTCGCCGCCGAACTGGAGGGCGTTGCCGAGCTGGCGGGCCGCCGCCGGGGCGGGTGTGCCGCGTTCACCGTCCTGGCCGTGCAGTGGATGGTGTACGGCTACCCGACCGCGACCGTGCGCAGGCTGGCGAAGAGACTGCCGCCCGACGACGGCCCGGCGACCCGCATGCTGGACCTGGTCTGCGACCTCCTCGAGACCGATCGTGGCGAACTCCCGGACCGGCTCGCGGCCTGTCTGGCCGACCGCTCCCTCCCCGACCTGCTCGTCGCGCTGCTCCACCGGCGGCGACTGTTCTGGCGCCCGCTCCGGTTCCCGGACCTGGGCGCCCACGCGGCCGCCAGGGAATTCACCGACGGCGACCCGGCCAGGCACGAGAAGGCCCTGCAGTCGGCGTGGAACGCGCTCGGCGCCGGACCTCCCGAGCCGATGGCGGACGTCCCGAACCCGTCGGGGCCCGCCGAGCCGGAGGCCACGGGCCCCGACGAGCGGCTGGTGATGTTCGAGGAGGTGGCCGCCCGGCTGACCGGCGTGGTGGACCACGCACTGGCCCACGCCAAACTCCTGGGCAGGACCACGGTGGGTGACGAGGCCGACTTCCGTCGGATTTCGGGGGACAAGGACGTCCTGACGGAGATGGTGGACCGTCTGGAGACCTCGCGGAAGTCCTGGTTGGAGGCTCTCCAGCGGTTCAAGGACGCCGAGCCGACCGGTCTGGTCATGGCGTTCGAGGACTTTCGTCAGCGGGTGGAGGAGTGCGAGGCGCGGTTCCAGAAGTCTCCGGGCAGTGTGCGGAAGGTCCTGGACAGGAAGGTCGGCCGGAATCTGGCGGCGCGGCAGAAGGAGTTCGGGTCGGCCGCACCCGCGCCCTCGGAGCACGCGCTGGCTCTCGAGGAGCGGCTGTCCGACCTGGAGGCGCAACGGCCCTCGGCGGCTCCGGCCGACGGCCCGGCGGCAACCGGTCAGCGCCCCTCTTCCCCGCCGCCGCCCGCCGATGCCGGCGCACGCGAGCGGGTGGCCCACGCCCTCGACGCCGCCGAACGCCGGCTCGACGACAACTTCGCCGAAGCCTGGCAGACGCTGGACGCCTATCCTGCGCGGCTGAGGAACGGGGAGGCCGTCACCCTGCTGCGCGCCTATCTCGGCGGACACCAGGCGGAGGCCGAACTCCGGCTGGGCCGGACGACAGCCGCGCGACGGCGCTGGAGCGGCATGCTCACCGACGACCCCCTGCATCCCGGAGTGCTGCGGAACCTCGCGGTGGCGCACACCTCGGCGGGGGACCTGGGCCCGGCCGCGCAGGCGTGGAGCCGCTATCTCGAAGCGCTGTACCTGCGGGACATGCTGGCCGGGGACATCCGCCGCGGCGCCGCCGACCGCGCCGAGCTGCACGGCGTGCTGGCCGGTTCCTTCGGCACGGCCGCGCTGTACGCGCGCTCCGCGCCCGGCGCCGAGCTGGACGGGGACGTGCGGCAGATCGCCCCCGTCCTGGCCGGCACCGGCAAGGTCGCGATCACCGTCGCCCACCTACGGCTGGAAGAGCTCAACCACACACTCTCGCACCGCAGCCCGACTCTGCTTCTCGGCGTCGGCCGCTCCGTCGGGGAAGCGGAGCTGGCCGCCGCGCGGGACCGTCGCACGACCGCGGTCGAAGCAGCCGTACGGGCGCTCCCGGCCAGGGTGCGGGACCCCTTCGAGAAGCTGTGCCGCCAGGCCGTCGACGAGGCGCACCGCGAAGCCTCCGAGACGAACGGGCGCACCCGCAGGCCGGGCGACGAGGCCGAGGAACAGGCGCACATGGACTGGGCGCGCGGGCGGATCCTGTGGAAGCTGCGGATCGCCAAGGGCGTCATGGGAGCGGACGCGGACTGGCCGCTCACCGAGTACTCCGGCGACGTGATCCGGAATCTGCGCCTCATCGACGAGCTGCCCCTGGACGCGGCGGACGAGGCAGTGCTGCGCAGCGCCCAGCAGCTGGGGACCCCGGGCGACCCCAAGAAGTTCGTCGAACGGCACAACCAACTCTCCGAACTCGCCTGTCGATTCGCGCTGGGGCAGATCTTCGAGGCGTCCGAGGAGAGCGCGTCCGGCGCCGCCACGCACGACTTCCCCGACCGGTTCCGGCGCATCGGCCGCTCCTGGGGACGCAACAGCGACGCGATTCCCGAGGAGTACGCCGATCGCCTCGACGACCCCACGCGGCTCTACCAGTCGTCCGCGAGGTCGGCGTTCGCGATCCTGGGGTCCTCGGGTGCCCCCACCGACGACCGGGAGCGCGGCATCGTCGCGGCCGCCGTGACCGGATTGGAGCGCTGGGTGAAACGACTGCCCGGGGCCACCGGCCCCGCCCGCGCCCTGGCCGCGCTCCTGAGCAGCCTCGACCGGCACGACGAGGCCCTGGAGGTGCTGGCCACTGCCAGGGACGAGGCGTTCGGTCCGCTGGGACGGGACCGGCTCGCGGTGTCCTTCGTCCGACTCGACATCGCCCGCGGACGGTTCGCGGTGGCCGTGACACAGGTGCGGACGCTGTTGGAGAGCGGTCCCGACGACGAGCAGCTCCGCCATCTGCTCACCCGGGCCTACCAGAGCTGGATCAACTCCGGCGAGGACACTCCCGCCGCGGGGCGCATCGCCGAGGACTTCGCCCGGTGGACGGATCCCGAGACCGTCGGGAACCGCCGTCGGCTGGTCGTGTCGGCGACCCTGGCCCGCTACCAGGACCGCCCGGACGGGGCGCAGACCGCCGCGCTCGCGGGCGAGCTGCGAGAGCTGTGCCTGCAGGACCCCGGCAACGCGGAGGCCCGCTACCACCTTGCCTGCGCGCTGTACCGGCAGGCCTGGGAGATCCGCGAGCGGATCCGGGGCGCTGCGGGCCGACGGCGCCGGGAATTGGGCGAGGAGCTCGCCGAGATCCGCAAGGAGTGCGCGGGGCACTGCCTGGCACTCCTCGGCCCGGAATCCGCCGAGGCGGCTCCCGGGACGCTCACCGACGAGGAACGGCGCGAGCAGATCCGGCGGATCCTCAAAGACGTACGCCCTGATGACCTGTGACGGACAGTTGTGTTCCGACGGTGACCGCGGCGTCGCGAGGCCCAGGCGTCCGCGACAAGCTGCTGGTGCCGCGTCCCGGGGCGGGGGTGGAGTTCGTGATCGTTTCCACCCTGTGGTCTCCGGCTGACCTCTTGTTGCTCTTCCGCGCCGGTGCGACAGCGGCCCGGTGGAACCGTGTCAGAGGCCGAACACGCCAGGGTCGGAGGCCACAGCACGGAAGTACTCGCGCGGGTTGGCGACCAGCTTGCGTGCCTTCAGGTCGAGCAGACCGCCGACGTTGAAGACCTCGGCCACGAGAGTGTTGTCGTCCGTACGGTGGAACGTCTGCTCCACCCGGAACGACTTGCCCTCGCCGAAGATGAACGCGCAGGTGATGTCGACGTCGTCACCCGCGACCACCTCGCGGTGGTACCGGATCGTGCTCTCCAGACTGACCGGGCCGACGCCCTTCGCCACCAGTGCGTTCTGCTCGATTCCGGCTGCCCGCAGCAACTCCCAGCGTGCGTGCTCCGCATGCTGCAGATACACATTTCCATTGAGGTGGCCCTGTGTATCGGTCTCGTAGCCGCGGACGGTAACCCTCACGGTAAACAGGTCTGCCATTTCAATCCTTTCAACAGGGCACCCATCGAGCGCCCTGAGCAAGGTAACGGGCTACTTCCACCAGTGGGTTGATTTCGAGATTCCGGATCACTGCTCGTGGGTGACAGCGCTTGGCATGCGGTGAAAGCTCTGTCCGCCAGGGCGATCTGGCCATTCGTCAGCCCCGACCAGATGCGCGACGGCCCGCTCGGCCAAGGGGAGGGTGGGGCTGAGGCGGCGTCCGAATAAACGGGTGGCGTCGCGTCCCGGGGCGGGGTTATGGTTCCACCGGTCCGGGACGCGGTGATGTGTCGCTCCCGGAAGAACACGTTGGTTCGTTGAGGAAACAGGAGGTGAGGACATTGATGACTGTCACGGTGACGGGCGCTGCCCGCATTCAGGAGTTCATCATCGTTTCCACCCCTGTGGTCTCCGGCTGACACCCACACACCTTCCGCGCGCCGAGCGCGCCGCCGGGGCCACCCTTCGAAGGGTTTCCCTTGTTCCACGCTTCGCTCAACACCCCTTCCACTTCTGATGCCCAGCATGCCCTCGCCTCCTACGGCTGGGACGAAGGCTGGGCTGCCGAGTTCGCTCCGTACGCCGAGCAGGGGCTGGTGCCCGGCCGTGTCATACGGGTCGACCGTGGCCAGTGCGATGTCGTCACCCCGGACGGCACCGTGCGGGCCGATACCGAATTCGTTGTCCCGCGCGATCCGATGAAGGTCGTGTGCACGGGGGACTGGGTTGCTGTCGATCCGGCCGGCGATCCGCGGTATGTGCGGACGTTGCTGCCTCGACGCGCCGCCTTCGTGCGGTCGACCTCGTCCCAGCGGTCCGAAGGCCAGGTGCTGGCCACCAACATCGATCACATCGTCATCTGTGTGTCCCTCGCGGTCGAACTCGATCTCGGGCGGATCGAGCGGTTCCTCGCCCTCGCGATGTCCAGCTCGAGCGGGGATGCGCTGCTGCACAGGCCGGCATCCTCCTGGGAGAGCGGCGCGCAGCCGCTCGTCGTGCTCACCAAGGCCGACCTGGTGCCGGATCCGATCGGACTCTCGTACCTCGTCCAGGACGTGGAGACGACCGCGCCCGGAGTGCAGGTGCTGCCGGTCAGCTCGGAGACGGGTGAGGGCATCGAGGTACTCGCCGCGATCGTCTCCGGCGGGACGAGTGTGCTGCTCGGTGTCTCCGGTGCGGGCAAGTCGACCCTCGCCAACGCGCTGCTCGGGGAGGACGTGATGGATGTGCAGACCATCCGTGACGTCGATGGCAAGGGCCGGCACACCACGACGACCCGCAACCTTCTCGTCCTGCCGGGCGGGGGCGTCCTGATCGACACCCCCGGCCTGCGGGGCGTCGGCCTCTGGGACGCCGAGACCGGTGTGGGCCAGGTCTTCTCGGAAATCGAGGAACTCGCCGCACAGTGCCGTTTCCACGACTGCGGACACGGTGCGGAGCCGGGCTGCGCGGTGCTGGCCGCGATCGAGGACGGTTCGCTGCCGGAGCGCCGGCTGGAGAGCTACCGCAAGCTGCTGCGCGAGAACCAGCGCATCGTCGCGAAGACGGACGCACGGCTGCGGGCGGAAATCCGGCGAGACTGGAAGCAGAAGGGCGCGGAGGGCCGCGCGGCCCTGCAGGCGAAACGCGGCCGGGTCCGCTGACGGGGGGTGACGGCGCTCCCGGCCGAGGGGGCGGGCCCCTTCGGCCGGGAGCGTCCCGACGCGGGCGGCCCGGGCCGCCCGCGTCGGGACGGGCTGCGGCGGTCGTCCGGGCCGCGGGTGCCGTGCCCGTGAGTCCCGTGAGCCGGGGCCCGGCCCGGGCGCGCTCGTGGTCGGCCGGGTCCCGGGGAGGGGGTGGATCCCGGGGCAGGGTGGGTCCCGGGCTCACGGCCCGGGAGGAGGCGTCGGGCCCCTCCTGTTGCTCCGGGCCTACTCCAGGCCCCAGCTGTGGATCTTCTTCGGGTGGATGCGGATCAGTTCCTCGCTGAAGTGCGGACCCAGCTCGTGCGGACCCGTCAGCAGTTCCGCCTCGCCGCGGATGTCGATGCCGCGGACCTTCCACGGCCGGTGGCTCACGATGTCGTCCACGACCAGCGCCACCTTGGGATTCGCCTGCAGGTTGCGCCACTTCTTCGTCGTGCCCAGGGCATAGCCGCCCACCAGGATCGTCCCGTCGTCCTGGGGGAAGAAGCCGACCGGGTTCGCCTGTGGCTGGCCCTTCGGGTCCACGGTCGCCAGCCGTCCCAGGCGCTGGGAGGTGAGGTACTCGCGCTCGGCCTCGCTGAATTCGGTCATGGAGGCAGCCTCACACGCGTACCACGTCCGCCGCATCGGCTGCGGGACCCGGACGAGTCCTAGGACTTAGGGCCGATTCGGGCCGGTCGGCCCGGGAGACTCCGCGACGGGGCCGCGGCCGGAGCGTCAGCCCCAGATCACCGCACCCAGCCAAGCCCCCACGACCAGCAGACAGGCGAACAGCTCGACCAGCACACTCGTCCCCACCGCCCGCATCACCGCCCGGGTCGAGGCCACCGCCGGGCCGTGCCCGCCGAGCCGCCGCCGCTCGGAGCCGTAGATCCCCCCGATGAATCCGGGCACGGCGCCCACCACCGGCAGCAGGATGAAGCCGAGAACCGCTCCCGCGCCCGCGGACACCACCATCCGCCGGGTGATCCCCACCCCCCGGATCCGGCGCGGCGGAAGCAGCCACACCACCACCTGATCGACCAGCAGCAGCACCGTCGAGCCCACCAGCAGCACCCAGGCCAGACCGGTCTGCTCGTGCAGCGACCACCAGAGCATCGCGGCCCACACCAGCCACCGCCCCGGAACACCGGGAACGAGCACCCCGAGCAGACCCAGCAGCATCACCAGGCCCACCATCAGGAGCTGCCACACGCCCATCTGCCAAGGGTGCAGGATGTGGATCATTCCCGCAGTTGGATCATTCCCGCAGGTCGCGCGTCACCCATCCCTTTGCGTACGCCTGCCAGCCGAGCTGCAGCCGGGTCGTCACACCCGTCAGTTCCATCAGCCCCTTCACCCGGCGCTGCACCGTCCGCAGCCCCAGGTCCAGCTGCTTGGCGACGCACGCGTCCGTCATTCCGGCGAGCAGCAGCGAAAGGATGTCCAGATCGGTGACGTCGGGCCCCGGCGCCGCCTCCTCCGAGATCCCGCCCCTCGCGCCGAGCCGCAACGGCATCGCCTCCCGCCACACCGCCTCGAACAGACCCATCAGGGACTCCAGCAGTCCGCTCGCGTGGACGACGAGTGCCGCGGGCTCGGCCCCGCGCCCCGTCAGGGGCACCATCGCCAGGGTGCGGTCCGCGACGACGAGCTTGGTCGG includes:
- a CDS encoding thioesterase family protein — translated: MADLFTVRVTVRGYETDTQGHLNGNVYLQHAEHARWELLRAAGIEQNALVAKGVGPVSLESTIRYHREVVAGDDVDITCAFIFGEGKSFRVEQTFHRTDDNTLVAEVFNVGGLLDLKARKLVANPREYFRAVASDPGVFGL
- the rsgA gene encoding ribosome small subunit-dependent GTPase A, which encodes MFHASLNTPSTSDAQHALASYGWDEGWAAEFAPYAEQGLVPGRVIRVDRGQCDVVTPDGTVRADTEFVVPRDPMKVVCTGDWVAVDPAGDPRYVRTLLPRRAAFVRSTSSQRSEGQVLATNIDHIVICVSLAVELDLGRIERFLALAMSSSSGDALLHRPASSWESGAQPLVVLTKADLVPDPIGLSYLVQDVETTAPGVQVLPVSSETGEGIEVLAAIVSGGTSVLLGVSGAGKSTLANALLGEDVMDVQTIRDVDGKGRHTTTTRNLLVLPGGGVLIDTPGLRGVGLWDAETGVGQVFSEIEELAAQCRFHDCGHGAEPGCAVLAAIEDGSLPERRLESYRKLLRENQRIVAKTDARLRAEIRRDWKQKGAEGRAALQAKRGRVR
- a CDS encoding DUF456 domain-containing protein; translated protein: MGVWQLLMVGLVMLLGLLGVLVPGVPGRWLVWAAMLWWSLHEQTGLAWVLLVGSTVLLLVDQVVVWLLPPRRIRGVGITRRMVVSAGAGAVLGFILLPVVGAVPGFIGGIYGSERRRLGGHGPAVASTRAVMRAVGTSVLVELFACLLVVGAWLGAVIWG
- a CDS encoding PPOX class F420-dependent oxidoreductase, which translates into the protein MTEFSEAEREYLTSQRLGRLATVDPKGQPQANPVGFFPQDDGTILVGGYALGTTKKWRNLQANPKVALVVDDIVSHRPWKVRGIDIRGEAELLTGPHELGPHFSEELIRIHPKKIHSWGLE
- a CDS encoding TIR domain-containing protein, producing the protein MTTDGAATASAAEQWDVFISYAREDFIQAKSLHDALSECVTARGGTPRIYLDVSRTGTPVGADWQSFLEEALPRSRHVVALYSQTYFDKDVCQWELHEAYKLNPPEGGRLIPVLIDPEAAKKVPYIVNRINWIPTYKPHWIEEVRESVGLRPAGARPVLRFDTPVTDVVAGHTLPALSVSGSAQGSAPRWPSGATVTLAADPPVAGLTGTLTAPVTRNPAVFGDLAFRTATAEVRLVATAPGCEPAVTPPFAVRAPAEQPSWDDGDRPVLAALGRPVFFPDGRALAVRDGRKLTIHTAAYEAAGTAELRERPRLWARGERCLAVADWSGRVVLAAPDGTMRVVDLPAPHGARFNVPGALAFDGDVLHIGMWGGSVWSLSLDAEEPELVLEHRAGVQVLVAGNTGLLVGDLGGKLTHYVLGRARAEHTLEPLLLAITHVRDYALIFGEHRVHRWDLAKGQLLQVPQPVTGITGTLPDGELTAIVDAEGQGVCFDAELAVRVGFHTVPGARPVGSGRGGRLLVLEYPDGSHALVRDGRTTYVCEHPMAVSPDGRRAAVSDGERLLILPPEKLGGGVAPSDADGSPGPGRGITDPGEGKPA